A section of the Pochonia chlamydosporia 170 chromosome 2, whole genome shotgun sequence genome encodes:
- a CDS encoding OPT oligopeptide transporter family (similar to Aspergillus niger CBS 513.88 XP_001394363.1) yields MAEDEKRVATEATEAAEDASRRPSATLTEKSEQTSEPFSYDEDDTFARRGEQPRTPTAIEHDLNVTEDDLLEAKELASQYTLEEVRDIMIRVRRIHEKDPNFPTTVIEKIKTFLDNETVFENPDQHQHLIQEMKLEAALVTSNSPYSEVRAVVSNKDDPKTPCSTIRSWTIGLLFSVLLAFINQLFDIRQPAIRVMANVAQLLAYPIGKAAESWLPDKGFTLFGVRHSLNPGPFSKKEHMLITIMANVAYNTPYTNYIIWVQYLPQYFDQPYASHFAYQLLIALATNFIGYGIAGICRRFLVYPSYCVWPASLVTIALNSAFHTEMNPPVGGPFRSIWRISRIKFFYLMFAAMFVWFWFPNYIWVSLSKFNWISWIAPGHRDLNIITGINNGLGLNPFPTWDWNVLLWDSADPLMVPFFSTVNRFIGVFASFWVVLIFWYKNVYNTGYLPINTNRVYDRFAQLYNITKATDDHGLFNAEKYASYSPPYLGAGNVVIYMFFFAIYTSTLTYAALYHWHEIAMGFKALFYNIWPKKKPVKEERVLDVHNRLMRAYPEVPEWWYMLCLAIAIAFGISGIVGWDTHTSPGVVFWGLGLCVVFVIPVGIIKAMTGIEVTLNVLAEFVGGSWVDGNALAMNYFKSFGYVTCAHAIWFCNDLKLAHYVKIPPRQTFVAQMVATFLSTIVCIGVLNFQMSSINGVCTPGAQYKLTCPGVNTFFTASVLWGTVGPEKIFGHRGQYSQTLIGFPLGVVVVVLIWALGKKFPKWTWIRQLHPVVILYGGIVWAPYNMSYVWPSVPIAYFSWIYLKTRFLGLWSKYNFVLSAAWSCGIAISGIIIFFSLQYTETDFKWWGNNVSQMGCEGSACALKNLAPNGYFGPGVGEFS; encoded by the exons atggccgagGATGAGAAACGAGTAGCAACAGAGGCGACAGAGGCCGCTGAAGATGCATCACGGCGTCCGTCTGCTACACTCACCGAGAAATCCGAACAAACTTCG GAACCATTCTCATATGACGAAGATGACACCTTTGCCCGTCGAGGCGAGCAACCGCGCACGCCTACCGCCATCGAGCACGACCTCAATGTTACGGAAGATGACCTTctcgaggccaaggagctcGCCTCCCAGTACACGCTGGAAGAAGTTCGCGACATTATGATCAGGGTACGGCGAATTCACGAAAAGGATCCCAATTTCCCCACCACGGTCATCGAAAAGATCAAGACGTTTCTTGACAACGAGACTGTCTTTGAAAACCCcgaccaacaccaacatctcatCCAAGAGATGAAGCTCGAGGCCGCTCTTGTGACCAGCAACAGCCCCTACTCCGAAGTTCGTGCGGTAGTTAGCAATAAGGACGATccaaaaacgccatgctCGACCATCCGCAGTTGGACCATCGGCCTTTTGTTTTCCGTTTTGCTTGCTTTCATCAACCAGCTTTTTGACATCCGCCAGCCTGCCATTCGTGTCATGGCAAACGTTGCCCAGCTACTAGCTTATCCCATTGGCAAAGCTGCCGAGTCCTGGCTTCCTGATAAAGGTTTTACATTATTTGGAGTTAGACACAGCCTCAATCCGGGCCCTTTTTCGAAGAAGGAGCACATGCTTatcaccatcatggcgaATGTAGCCTACAACACGCCATACACAAACTATATCATTTGGGTACAGTATCTTCCGCAGTACTTTGACCAACCATATGCGTCGCATTTTGCATACCAGCTACTGATTGCTCTCGCCACCAACTTTATTGGTTACGGCATTGCGGGCATTTGCCGGAGATTTCTCGTCTATCCGTCTTACTGCGTCTGGCCGGCGTCGCTGGTTACCATTGCTCTCAATTCGGCGTTCCACACTGAAATGAACCCGCCTGTTGGCGGTCCATTCCGCTCGATTTGGAGAATTTCACGCATCAAGTTCTTCTACCTCATGTTCGCGGCCATGTTTGTGTGGTTCTGGTTCCCCAACTACATCTGGGTCAGCTTGTCCAAGTTTAACTGGATCAGTTGGATAGCCCCCGGCCATCGAGACCTaaacatcatcaccggcaTCAACAACGGTCTCGGACTCAACCCTTTTCCTACATGGGACTGGAACGTACTTTTGTGGGACTCGGCTGATCCCCTCATGGTCCCTTTCTTCAGTACCGTGAATCGTTTCATTGGCGTATTCGCTTCCTTCTGGGTGGTATTGATCTTCTGGTACAAGAACGTGTACAACACAGGCTAcctccccatcaacaccaacagaGTCTACGACCGTTTTGCTCAACTGTACAATATAACGAAAGCAACCGACGACCACGGACTGTTCAACGCTGAGAAATACGCCTCATACTCACCTCCTTATTTGGGGGCTGGCAATGTAGTCATTTATATGTTCTTTTTCGCCATTTACACTTCGACACTTACCTACGCCGCGTTGTATCACTGGCATGAAATTGCCATGGGATTCAAGGCCCTGTTTTACAACATTTggcccaagaagaagcccgtCAAGGAGGAGCGGGTGTTGGACGTGCACAACAGATTGATGCGAGCCTATCCAGAGGTGCCCGAGTGGTGGTATAtgctttgccttgccattgctaTTGCCTTCGGAATTTCAGGCATCGTCGGATGGGATACTCATACCTCTCCTGGCGTTGTGTTCTGGGGTTTGGGTCTTTGCGTTGTATTTGTGATCCCTGTTGGTATCATCAAGGCTATGACGGGCATTGAGGTGACCCTCAACGTTTTGGCCGAGTTTGTCGGTGGTTCTTGGGTTGACGGCAACGCCCTTGCCATGAACTACTTCAAATCATTCGGATATGTCACCTGCGCGCACGCCATTTGGTTCTGCAATGACTTGAAGCTTGCGCACTATGTCAAAATACCGCCTCGTCAGACCTTCGTTGCTCAGATGGTTGCCACATTCCTCAGCACCATTGTTTGCATTGGTGTTTTGAACTTTCAGATGAGCAGCATCAACGGCGTGTGCACACCAGGCGCCCAGTACAAACTCACCTGCCCTGGTGTCAACACCTTTTTCACCGCCTCGGTCCTCTGGGGAACCGTCGGTCCTGAAAAGATTTTCGGGCATCGTGGCCAATACAGCCAGACTTTGATCGGCTTCCCACTTGGCGTTGTTGTCGTGGTTTTGATCTGGGCTCTCGGCAAGAAGTTTCCCAAGTGGACTTGGATTCGACAACTTCACCCAGTCGTTATTCTCTACGGAGGTATTGTCTGGGCACCATACAACATGTCATATGTGTGGCCATCCGTGCCCATTGCCTACTTTTCATGGATCTATCTTAAGACCAGGTTCCTTGGTCTTTGGTCCAAG TACAACTTTGTTCTCTCAGCAGCATGGTCATgtggcatcgccatctcgggcatcatcatcttcttcagcttaCAATACACTGAAACCGACTTCAAATGGTGGGGCAACAATGTTTCCCAAATGGGATGCGAAGGCAGCGCCTGTGCCCTCAAGAACCTCGCTCCCAATGGTTATTTCGGCCCCGGAGTCGGCGAGTTCAGCTGA
- a CDS encoding non-ribosomal peptide synthase (similar to Sordaria macrospora k-hell XP_003349402.1), producing MDMQGRRGSPIDEAMLVQPLLTTSQLRLRNSSAGVPASPQAAAPVSPVSPAKVGIANVPELLRRQSEVSDLFEDLSTAHRELEGYLNRPSVELNLVDKARAKARARVKAHEEAQAQAQAQAQLHTASHHQRLVLDHHYAFDKADCDYNLDAASQYDDAAYSSSSTPISPVSPISVSDVSALDSSSSSQSPSHSHSPHSQVSSYDDEDMFAAIDLDTATALMETQLLPTRTMSHASSSSPSPSPAPSSSASPSSVPSASSNANNAAATGSRLQPNNNKNGGVQQQQQLENLLLSTLRVAKVCLVRPRAGPFEGQFVALITTTSVHTPNNELITLVPENEREVAQKQIHTLKTAVAEWGSDTRRPDVWVLLQSMAMNAHGEPDARKLQTWVQNIGEEVEEKIMAMQIMKHRRSEGRQQQTREFSTSKQQHRNSSYHRHHRHHHDQRLDPLRPDSCVRSGLEIGYNYNDAVQMEEQRPETLVQNQGEEEYFPLAVMQQLFFRSSVNRGAGESVATGPDYRFSQSILLKVKGDVPLTNQGWAQVIAPESNRAYRFEHIFVNSDDDLLAVIDQAQQSLNIFKGPVFAVKHIRTTKNKQLLYLAAHHLVVDLISWKILMHDLDELLREGTLVSEPSMPFTYWTDYQSYENSQRLIEPNPPFDIAAADLGYWGLEGHSNLYGDTTHLTFALPRDVASTLRKTCNNIFRTESADVFLAALLHSFQSTFSDRPIPTVWKQEHGRDARNSDFNVAETVGWFTALCPINVPVQPGSDLIHLIKLLKDARKAVPQSATPFFQSKFTADDTAGTSLPVEIMFNCVETLNQLQRENGILEPVAAPDREVRSLSSDVGPAVGRIALFEVSVGVDDYGARVEFSFNVNSRHQDRITQWMHNFELSILDAISCLSAMKPELTLSDVPLLETSYEGLTKLMSKRLVDVGITGVDNIETICPVDPIQQEILIAQSCDPNCFHLSRTYELATVDGSEVCRDTLCAAWQTLTATHSVLRSIFIDSVSEKGLFDRVVLKKVSPDMLFMDSSDPMETLSSLPPMKSSKSLPRHRLSVSRSRNTAYLRVDCSQALCDLTAIHNLIVQLRELYMGRRLTIAEPLPPRHNRHIASLDAPRSVEVWRSHLNGATPCTFPNLAIQKQGRLETRGIGLDISRPQLSQFCAESQLDLSTVIQLAWAFVLRTYVGEDRVIFGYSHAGRDEILMPNMKRYVGSLATFVPCLVDFSPMSSILDILWQLERMVKDSRTTDVPTLAEIEHSLGIQGQSLFNTCVTCQDVDDTILSDSDSDSGVWEPVLLANTIDGNCDVSLCVTLRDDRIQADVSYTCLSSNQLHNVMNTFQRALQIIISTPAQLCSQVDLFTEHDHQQIMHPDWEEEQTDTKISTCLHQLILRQCRARPNFPAIYAWDGELSYQQVQASVTALATYLTNIGVGPGVLVPIVLEKSRWSPIIMLAVMQAGGCFVCLDAQDMLMVEAMINQLEPQLVVVTEGAYKHVSQFIRYCVKVNETFLTSLPPQVSVFPQEPLPQQAACAFLAPGAERPKGCFFTHESLCSILSVQGQALKIHNASRVLQISAYTVDVALVEILGTLLHGGCVCIPSALERVNDLEGTIARMDITWTYMTAGLSRKINPANVTNLQTICFRTRTLDEDTFKPWLGTRDVLLAYGAPDVCPLAISVFNISESSDTNIIAPPLLGRFLILNPEDPKKFLPIGAVGELAIDSPIVTPHRYVHGRPLMDPAAFQQFPSERKWRYMRTGHRVRYLDRGHIRFLASMRDEVLVNGSPALIAVLERQIRQCLGGDVDVAVEPITTNDTINSLAAFLEFGDGEFVGPSELDKLTMQMRSKLAAVKWLAETSMAQAPKIGHSSCVPTLFIPVRRFPLSTSLKINRRKLQKLVAPFSYAELLELANVPFSTQPYFTGIQSKPLPLTQTEESMRLIWAAVLQVMAADIKASDNFLDAGGDKLQAMRLVLSCRQNGFDIAINKLLGGTTLTQMCQSLEIKEHQLIKPMKAKVSPKPSVAVRKLPEGTDHGFVKLIVAPQLDIPWNDVIDVAEASSHQLHCLEPSLYGPRSDVRCLVINFNGAIRAQCVEEACDALTRLHTSLRTAFAVHDCNLFQVAIDSFQAEFEQKTVPVLALEKEMQQVLKRFQKEALQLRKPATKFALLDAGQQGAKLVIRFSYAQVSESAVPRLVQDFVKLYEHPTTELRRTSFFDYTRALRGARYDDSMYYWRRRLEKSKVSQVVPRSKPLPPVSEVKSIQEQVKISPLNEFGITFDSVLKAAWAMVMATLSGNPDVVFGEIVEGRRLKLETSVDVSSIAGPMENIVPIRVRFPIVNSSPLQVLQLIQRDSATSLPYEAMGAQKIVQECTDWANWSRFSTVVRHRSQVPVDGTTTLNIDNTTFTYNLLQPQIRDVPDLFVSSTMLSPDKVSLNIEFSPDRVPEQFAQAAMGLLVASVETLACYDTISQPILQPSSDYESLQPRVLLERPEPDVNQVSYSHWLTTEQRDLLQQFLMSSWNELLHPATQGISERDLIQSRFYDISGSLLPAYLFAQRLNQDLRKVEIEGIHTVHITAVEVITAPTISSQIDLITRKMQASGFLSKPGRKKPVVSFHAGFTPTKTSSSNWALLNKGKGHLRRFRHGGSHGSVKDFSSKAGGWVKSRVNLSKERSPIIAEGAISESSSWEAINHDSLGIKDGSGMQTVPEAAVEIGTSAVVPDQRHNNGDVSPLSGESPRASWKEEFRNASRSISPRSWMGH from the exons ATGGATATGCAAGGTCGAAGAGGGTCGCCGATTGATGAGGCGATGCTCGTTCAACCTCTGCTGACCACATCTCAACTTCGACTTCGCAACTCCAGCGCCGGAGTCCCAGCTTCAcctcaagctgctgcacCCGTTTCACCCGTTTCACCCGCCAAAGTCGGCATTGCAAATGTCCCGGagctgctgcggcggcaaTCAGAGGTTTCTGATTTATTCGAGGACCTGAGCACAGCCCATCGCGAGCTCGAGGGATATCTCAACCGCCCCTCAGTCGAGCTCAACTTGGTGGACAAAGCCAGAGCCAAGGCCAGAGCCAGAGTCAAGGCCCACGAAGaggcacaagcacaagcacaagcacaagcacaactGCACACGGCATCACACCACCAACGCCTCGTGTTGGACCACCACTACGCCTTCGACAAAGCCGACTGCGATTACAATTTAGACGCGGCCTCGCAGTACGACGACGCCGCCtactcttcctcctcaacaccaatctCTCCCGTCTCTCCCATCTCCGTCTCTGACGTGTCCGCCCTCGACAGCAGCTCGTCCTCACAGTCACCGTCACACTCACACTCGCCGCACTCGCAGGTCAGCAGCtatgacgacgaggacatgTTCGCAGCCATCGACCTCGACACCGCAACAGCCCTCATGGAGACCCAACTCTTGCCCACGAGAACAATGTCTCATGCTtcgtcctcctcgccctcaccGTCTCCCGCACCGTCATCGTCTGCCTCTCCCTCATCCGTACCCTCGGCCAGCTCAAACGCCAACAATGCTGCTGCCACCGGCTCCAGGCTGCAACCAAACAACAATAAGAATGGCGGcgtccaacagcagcagcagctggaaaACCTATTATTATCGACCCTGAGAGTGGCCAAGGTATGTCTCGTGCGTCCCCGCGCGGGGCCATTCGAGGGACAATTTGTCGCACTgatcaccaccacatccGTGCACACGCCAAACAATGAGCTCATCACCTTGGTTCCGGAAAATGAACGCGAGGTCGCCCAAAAGCAGATTCACACCCTCAAGACGGCCGTCGCAGAATGGGGCTCCGATACGCGCCGCCCCGATGTTTGGGTGTTGCTGCAGTCCATGGCTATGAATGCCCATGGTGAGCCTGACGCCAGGAAATTGCAGACCTGGGTGCAGAATAttggcgaggaggttgaggagaagaTTATGGCCATGCAGATAATGAAGCATCGGAGGAGCGAGGGGAGACAACAGCAGACGAGGGAGTTTTCAACctcaaaacaacaacaccgtAATTCTAGttatcatcgtcatcatcgccatcaccacgACCAACGCCTGGATCCCTTGCGGCCTGATTCCTGCGTGCGATCGGGTCTGGAAATTGGATACAATTACAATGATGCCGTCCAGATGGAGGAGCAGCGACCTGAGACATTGGTTCAGAAccagggagaggaggaaTACTTCCCCTTGGCGGTCATGCAGCAGCTCTTCTTTCGCTCATCTGTAAACAGAGGTGCGGGGGAATCTGTTGCCACCGGACCGGACTACCGCTTCAGCCAGAGTATACTTTTGAAGGTCAAGGGTGATGTCCC ATTGACCAACCAAGGATGGGCGCAGGTCATTGCGCCAGAATCAAATCGCGCCTACAGATTCGAGCACATTTTCGTAAACAGCGACGACGATTTACTGGCAGTCATTGACCAAGCCCAACAATCCTTGAATATTTTCAAGGGTCCTGTCTTTGCAGTCAAGCACATTAGAACTACAAAGAACAAGCAGCTGCTTTACCTTGCAGCTCACCACTTGGTAGTTGACTTGATTTCGTGGAAAATCTTGATGCATGACTTGGACGAGTTGCTTCGAGAGGGAACACTTGTTTCTGAgccttcaatgccatttaCCTACTGGACCGACTATCAAAGCTACGAAAATAGCCAACGATTAATTGAGCCTAACCCTCCTTTTGACATTGCCGCGGCGGACCTCGGATACTGGGGACTGGAAGGCCACTCCAACTTGTATGGTGATACCACGCACCTAACCTTTGCGTTGCCTCGCGATGTGGCCTCTACTCTGAGAAAGACCTGCAACAATATCTTTCGAACGGAGTCTGCAGATGTATTTCTTGCTGCCTTGCTGCATTCTTTCCAGAGCACATTCTCTGACCGCCCAATCCCCACGGTCTGGAAGCAGGAGCATGGCCGCGATGCCCGAAACAGCGACTTCAATGTCGCCGAGACGGTTGGATGGTTTACCGCGCTCTGCCCAATCAATGTTCCTGTTCAACCCGGCTCAGACTTGATTCATCTGATCAAACTGCTCAAAGATGCCCGCAAAGCTGTACCGCAAAGCGCAACGCCATTTTTCCAGTCCAAATTTACAGCCGACGACACCGCCGGTACTTCGCTGCCCGTGGAAATCATGTTCAATTGCGTCGAGACCCTCAACCAACTTCAGAGGGAAAACGGCATTTTGGAACCTGTTGCCGCTCCTGATCGTGAAGTCCGTTCATTGTCCTCCGATGTTGGGCCCGCGGTTGGTCGCATAGCCCTGTTTGAGGTGTCTGTTGGCGTCGATGACTACGGCGCCAGAGTAGAGTTTTCTTTCAATGTGAACTCGAGGCATCAGGACCGCATTACCCAGTGGATGCACAACTTTGAGCtttccatcttggatgcCATCTCATGCCTGAGTGCGATGAAGCCCGAATTGACGCTTTCCGATGTTCCTCTGTTGGAAACATCCTATGAAGGACTGACCAAGCTGATGTCAAAGCGGCTCGTCGATGTTGGCATCACCGGGGTAGATAACATCGAGACCATCTGTCCCGTTGACCCCATTCAACAAGAGATTCTGATTGCCCAAAGTTGCGATCCCAATTGCTTCCACCTTAGTCGCACATACGAGCTCGCCACTGTGGATGGATCAGAGGTTTGTCGAGACACGCTCTGTGCTGCCTGGCAGACTCTTACCGCCACCCATAGTGTCTTGCGAAGCATTTTCATTGATAGTGTTTCGGAAAAGGGCCTGTTTGATCGAGTTGTTTTGAAGAAAGTCTCGCCTGATATGCTGTTTATGGACTCGAGTGATCCCATGGAAACCCTTTCATCGCTGCCACCGATGAAGTCGTCCAAGTCGTTGCCAAGACATAGGCTTTCGGTAAGCCGCTCACGCAACACGGCGTATCTGAGAGTCGATTGCAGCCAGGCTCTGTGCGATTTAACAGCCATTCACAACCTGATTGTTCAGCTCCGGGAGCTCTACATGGGCCGAAGATTGACCATCGCCGAACCTTTACCCCCTCGACATAACCGCCACATCGCTTCCCTCGATGCTCCCCGAAGTGTCGAGGTTTGGAGATCGCATCTCAATGGTGCTACGCCATGCACGTTTCCCAACCTCGCTATCCAAAAGCAAGGACGTCTTGAAACTCGGGGCATCGGTCTCGACATCAGCCGCCCCCAGCTGTCGCAGTTCTGCGCAGAGAGCCAGTTGGACTTGTCTACCGTCATTCAATTGGCCTGGGCATTTGTCCTGCGAACATATGTTGGCGAGGACCGCGTTATTTTCGGATACTCACATGCCGGCAGAGATGAAATTCTCATGCCTAACATGAAGCGCTATGTCGGCAGCTTGGCAACATTTGTGCCAtgcttggttgacttttcACCCATGTCGAGCATACTTGACATCTTGTGGCAGTTGGAGAGAATGGTCAAGGATTCTCGAACGACTGATGTTCCGACCTTGGCTGAGATCGAGCACTCGCTTGGTATTCAGGGACAGAGTCTCTTCAACACCTGTGTTACCTGCCAGGACGTTGACGACACCATTTTGAGCGATTCTGACTCGGACAGCGGCGTCTGGGAGCCCGTTTTACTTGCTAATACCATCGACGGGAATTGCGATGTCTCTCTTTGCGTCACCCTCCGCGACGACCGCATTCAAGCGGATGTCAGCTACACCTGCTTGTCCTCTAATCAGCTTCACAATGTGATGAACACGTTCCAGCGTGCTCTGCAAATCATTATCAGCACTCCCGCGCAGCTATGCTCACAAGTCGACCTTTTCACGGAGCACGACCACCAGCAAATTATGCACCCTGACTGGGAAGAGGAGCAAACTGACACAAAAATCTCCACCTGCCTGCACCAGCTCATCCTTAGACAGTGCAGAGCCCGTCCCAATTTCCCGGCTATTTATGCCTGGGATGGCGAGCTGTCGTACCAGCAAGTCCAGGCCAGCGTCACCGCGCTCGCAACTTACCTCACCAATATTGGTGTCGGCCCTGGTGTTCTCGTGCCCATTGTTTTGGAAAAGAGCCGGTGGTCCCCAATTATCATGCTTGCCGTGATGCAAGCTGGGGGCTGctttgtttgccttgatgctCAGGACATGCTCATGGTTGAAGCTATGATCAACCAGCTTGAGCCTCAGCTTGTGGTTGTTACCGAGGGAGCCTACAAGCATGTCAGCCAATTTATCCGATATTGTGTCAAGGTTAACGAGACCTTCCTCACGTCTCTGCCACCGCAAGTTTCTGTGTTTCCACAGGAACCTCTACCTCAGCAAGCAGCCTGTGCTTTCTTGGCTCCTGGTGCTGAGCGCCCAAAGGGTTGCTTCTTTACTCATGAATCGCTGTGCTCGATTCTCTCGGTTCAGGGGCAAGCGTTGAAGATTCATAATGCCAGCAGAGTCCTTCAAATTTCGGCTTACACAGTCGACGTTGCGCTTGTCGAGATCTTGGGAACTCTCCTCCACGGAGGCTGTGTTTGCATTCCCTCGGCATTGGAGCGAGTCAATGATTTGGAGGGTACCATTGCCCGCATGGACATTACTTGGACATATATGACGGCTGGCTTGTCGCGCAAGATCAACCCAGCAAATGTGACAAATCTGCAGACTATCTGCTTCCGCACAAGGACTCTTGATGAGGATACCTTCAAGCCATGGCTTGGCACCAGGgatgttcttcttgcttATGGCGCTCCAGATGTGTGCCCCCTCGCGATCTCAGTGTTCAATATCTCCGAGTCGAGCGACACAAACATTATTGCACCACCACTGCTAGGTCGATTCCTGATTTTGAATCCTGAAGACCCCAAGAAGTTCCTCCCCATCGGTGCTGTGGGAGAACTGGCCATTGACAGTCCCATCGTTACTCCTCACAGATATGTGCATGGTCGTCCTCTCATGGACCCCGCGGCATTCCAGCAGTTTCCAAGTGAACGAAAATGGCGATACATGAGAACAGGACATCGTGTGCGATACTTGGACCGGGGACACATTCGCTTCCTTGCGAGCATGCGTGATGAGGTACTGGTGAATGGGTCACCAGCTTTGATTGCTGTGTTGGAGAGACAAATTCGACAATGCCTCGGCGGAGATGTAGATGTGGCCGTGGAACCCATCACAACGAATGACACAATCAACTCACTAGCTGCATTCTTGGagtttggcgatggtgagTTTGTGGGACCATCTGAACTGGACAAGTTGACAATGCAGATGAGATCCAAGCTTGCTGCTGTCAAATGGTTGGCGGAAACATCCATGGCTCAGGCGCCGAAAATTGGCCACTCCTCATGTGTTCCAACGCTGTTCATTCCCGTTCGTCGATTCCCGTTGTCGACGTCGCTCAAGATCAACAGACGGAAGCTCCAGAAGCTGGTTGCTCCGTTTTCTTATGCCgagctgctggagctggccaACGTTCCCTTCAGCACCCAACCCTACTTCACAGGCATCCAGAGCAAGCCGCTTCCACTCACGCAAACTGAGGAGTCAATGCGCCTCATCTGGGCCGCTGTTTTGCAAGTGATGGCCGCAGACATCAAAGCATCAGACAACTTCTtggatgctggtggtgacaaGCTCCAGGCCATGCGACTTGTTCTGTCATGCCGTCAGAACGGGTTCGAtatcgccatcaacaaactcCTCGGCGGAACCACTCTCACGCAAATGTGTCAGTCACTTGAGATCAAAGAACACCAGCTTATCAAGCCGATGAAGGCCAAGGTTTCTCCCAAACCCAGCGTCGCCGTCCGCAAGTTACCCGAAGGAACAGACCACGGTTTCGTCAAGCTCATTGTCGCACCTCAGCTCGACATTCCCTGGAACGATGTCATTGACGTTGCTGAAGCATCATCACACCAGCTTCACTGCCTTGAACCTAGTCTATATGGACCTAGAAGCGATGTACGCTGCCTTGTCATCAACTTTAATGGTGCAATTCGGGCGCAGTGCGTTGAGGAGGCTTGTGATGCCCTCACACGCTTGCACACTTCTCTTCGCACAGCTTTTGCGGTGCACGATTGCAACCTGTTCCAAGTAGCCATCGACTCCTTTCAAGCAGAGTTTGAACAAAAGACTGTCCCAGTCTTGGCCTTAGAAAAGGAGATGCAGCAGGTCCTGAAGCGTTTCCAGAAGGAGGCACTGCAGCTGCGAAAGCCGGccaccaagtttgctttGCTTGATGCTGGACAGCAGGGTGCCAAGCTGGTCATCCGATTCAGCTATGCGCAAGTAAGCGAGTCTGCTGTGCCAAGACTCGTACAGGATTTCGTCAAGTTGTACGAGCATCCCACAACCGAGCTTCGACGGACCTCGTTTTTCGACTACACTCGTGCTCTGCGGGGAGCTCGCTATGATGACAGCATGTACTACTGGCGACGAAGACTCGAGAAGTCCAAGGTCTCTCAAGTCGTTCCTCGATCTAAGCCGCTTCCTCCAGTTTCAGAAGTCAAATCTATACAGGAGCAAGTCAAGATTTCGCCACTCAACGAGTTTGGAATCACGTTCGACAGCGTTCTCAAGGCCGCGTGGGCCATGGTCATGGCTACGCTCTCTGGCAACCCAGACGTTGTCTTTGGAGAAATCGTCGAGGGCCGTCGTCTCAAGCTGGAGACAAGCGTAGATGTTTCATCCATCGCCGGTCCCATGGAGAACATCGTCCCCATCCGTGTGCGGTTCCCCATTGTCAATAGTTCGCCACTGCAAGTTCTCCAACTCATTCAGCGCGACAGCGCAACGTCACTTCCCTACGAAGCAATGGGCGCACAAAAGATTGTTCAAGAATGCACAGACTGGGCCAACTGGTCTCGATTCAGCACCGTCGTGCGACACAGATCCCAGGTCCCAGTCGACGGAACCACGACtctcaacattgacaacacAACATTTACCTACAATCTCCTCCAGCCACAGATTCGGGATGTCCCCGACCTCTTTGTCAGCTCAACAATGCTGTCACCAGACAAGGTCTcgctcaacattgaattctCCCCAGACCGAGTGCCAGAGCAATTCGCACAAGCAGCAATGGGCCTTCTCGTCGCATCTGTCGAAACCCTCGCCTGCTACGACAccatcagccagcccatCCTCCAGCCCTCAAGTGACTACGAGTCTCTCCAGCCGCGAGTCCTGCTCGAGAGGCCAGAGCCAGACGTCAACCAAGTCTCGTACTCGCACTGGCTCACCACCGAGCAGCGCGACCTCCTCCAGCAATTCCTCATGTCCAGCTGGAACGAGCTCCTCCACCCAGCAACACAAGGCATCTCCGAGCGAGACCTCATCCAGTCTCGCTTCTACGACATCTCCGGCTCCCTCCTCCCCGCATACCTCTTTGCCCAACGCCTCAACCAAGACCTGCGCAAGGTCGAAATCGAAGGCATCCACACCGTACACATCACAGCCGTAGAAGTCATCACCGCACCCACCATATCCAGCCAAATCGACCTCATCACCCGCAAGATGCAGGCCTCGGGCTTCCTCTCCAAACCGGGTCGCAAAAAGCCAGTCGTCAGCTTTCACGCCGGCTTCACGCCCACCAAGACATCCTCATCAAACTGGGCGCTTCTTAACAAGGGCAAAGGCCACCTCCGCCGGTTCCGCCACGGCGGCAGCCACGGTTCCGTGAAGGACTTTTCCTCAAAGGCAGGCGGCTGGGTCAAGTCGCGCGTCAATCTCAGCAAAGAGCGCAGCCCTATCATCGCCGAAGGCGCCATCAGCGAATCATCCAGCTGGGAAGCCATCAACCACGACAGCCTGGGCATCAAAGACGGCAGTGGCATGCAGACTGTGCCCGAGGCGGCTGTGGAAATCGGCACGAGCGCAGTCGTCCCTGACCAGCGCCATAATAACGGTGACGTGAGCCCCCTGAGCGGCGAGTCACCCCGTGCCAGTTGGAAGGAGGAGTTTAGAAACGCGAGCAGATCCATCTCTCCGCGATCATGGATGGGTCACTAA